In Thermothelomyces thermophilus ATCC 42464 chromosome 5, complete sequence, the sequence AGGCCGTTTCGACTGGAGAGGCTGTCGCGGGAGGGAGGTGTTGGCTGCCGGCGGCGCGGCAGCGCGGGCGGGGGCGACCGGCTTCTTGTCTGTGTAGACGGAAAACGCCTTGACGGGCTTGTCGGGCTTGTCAGACTTGTCGGCCTTCTCGGCCGCCTTGGCTGCCAGGGCACCTGTATGCACGTTGTGGGCGTTGTTCAGAGGCCTGAGGGGTTGCCGCTGGACGCCAGTGCCTCCAATCCCGGAGGTAGTGCGCGGCGGCTGCTTGTACACAATCTCATTCTCGATCTCGCGTACCTCGATGCGCTTCGCCCGGGAGCTAACGTTCAGGCTGCTCAGCGTGTCGAGGTGGTAGCTCCGGACCGGGGCGAGGTTCAGGATCATGACGGTGATGCCGTTGTTCTGACCCAGGGACAGGATGCGCGTCATCTTGGACTCGCGGTACGGGATCCGCTTGTCGCCGCGCGCGATGGCGTCGATGCACTGGCTCAGAACGAAGAGGCTCTTGTTGATGGCGGCCGACTCCACCAGCCTCTCCTTGCCATTGTCGGTGCGCCGGTTGTCTTCCGAGCCGGCCAAGTCAATGGCGGATGCCGTGCTCTCCCTGATCATGTCGCCAGTCGTCTGCGTCACCTTGACCCGCAAGATGGCGTGGCTCCTGCTGCTATGGGCGTTGAGCTTGGTGGCCGCCGTGACCCGGTTATTGTTGGCCTCAATGTACAGCCTCTCGAAGTCCTTGAGATCGTCGCAAGCGCGTTCCGACaacccgacgacgacggtctTCCCGTCCTTTTCTCGGAGCGGCAGCCCGGCGGGGGTTCGCTTCTCTGGAGGCTCGAGCAGGTCGTACACTTTGTCGTTGTAAATCTCGTAGTAGGAAAGGGAGACGGTCACGGTAGTCGCGCCGTTGGTGTCCTTCATGATCTTTTTCCCCCGCCGGAAGACGTTGCTCAACAGCCTAGGGATCACGCCGCGGTCGGCGAGCCGCAGACCACCGCGCATCGTGTGTGTTTTGCCGGTTCCGGTGACTCCATATGCAAAGATGGTCACGTCTAGGCCTTGGAAAAGAGCCTTCATGTGTGGGGCCACTGTCATTCACAGGTCAGCCGGGCCGGGAGGTTCGCGGACGCGTCCTCGGGGATGGCTCCCTACCTTCGGCTGTGAACAACTCCTCCTGCGAAGTGGTCGGCCCGTAGACGCTGTTGAAGGCGAACGAGAACTCTTCCGCTCCATTCTTTGGACTCGGTATCTTGACGAGGGTCAAGGGCTTTCCCTCTTCCACGCGGTCGGCGCGCACAATGATATCCTTTTCCAGCTCTTTCTCAAGCAACGGACGGATTCTGGCAACAACGCGCACCGACATGGCGTAGCAATTGACATAAACACGGGGTATAAGAGGGAAATGGGGGGTATGTGAGATATAGAGGAGAAAAGGAGAGAAGGAGAGGGCCAATTGGGTGTGTGACGCCGCGTTGCAGTGACGGGATCGGGCTGCAAAACCGAATTATGCCAATCCTTGCACGGCACCAAATTGACTGTGTGCATAGTGTGGTGTTTAGCGAAGCAAAGCTGCAATTATTTAGATCACCAAGGCAACAATTCGGCACTGTGGATCCCCTGAAAGGGTCGGCCTAATCAAGCTAAGGTCAGGTATCCGTAGTTACTCGAGCTTTCATCTGATGAATGGGTGGCCCGTGCTTCTCAACCAGCTTAACCCGCCCGCCGAGATCCGAGTACCTTGGTCTGGAAATTCAGGACCCGGATTTTGGCCGAAGCAAGGAAGCTCAACTTTCCGGCTTCCCCCGCCAATTGACACCACCACGTCGTCCAATTCATGGTTGCCCGACCATGAAACGACAGGCGCCTCTGGTTCGACGGCTACGTCCCTCAGCGCCGACGCCGGCTGCGCGGCTGGGCTTTGTCTGCCGGCAATGCAGGGCGATCCAGATTAGCGCATCCCCCACTACCGACTCGcggcccgccgccgacgccttCGGAGCTTACCCCGGATCCCCACGAGACTCGGCAGGTAGGCATTTGATGAAGGCCGCGCCCGATCTGGCAGGTTTCTAACACTAGTCAGATGCTCGGTTCGAGGTGTTGGGGTCGCCCTACTCCCTCCTCTCCGTCACTCTCTCGGCATCGCAGCGGCTCTACACGAGACGAGGCACTCTGGTATCTGTCGCCGGAAAAGTGGAAAATGTGCGCCCATAGAGCCCTCTTGACCGCACATCAATAAACCGCTGACCCCTCGTTGTCTAATCGCAGGCGCAATCCACACTCTCCCTCCTGTCTCCCTTCCGACGAGCGCCGCTCGGCATCCCCTTCCTCTACCAGCGCGTCTCCTCCACGACGCCCATTACCGCCCTCATAGCCACCAAGTCCCCCAACACGACCCTCTCGATCCTCCACCTCGACGGCACGACCGACTGGATCGTATCCCAGCGCAACGCCCTCCTCGCCTGGACCGGGCACACCCTGACCCCGTCCCCGCGCGTGCAGCAGGGCTTGTCGCTCGCCCACTGGGGCAGCACCCACCTGACGGGCCGCGGGCTGGCGGCGCTCGCCGCGCCGGGGCAGATCCACGAGCTCACgctgggcgagggcgaggagatCGTGCTGCACCCGTCGCACGTCGTCGCGTACCCCGTCACCCGCCACCCGCCACTGCCGTTCCGGTTCCGAAGCACGCGGCTCGGCCTGCAGGTACCCGCCGTGCCGGCGTCCATCACAAGCGCCGCGGGGCGGCTGGTCCCGGAGCGCGCGGCGCGCTTCTGGAACGCCATGCGCGACACGGGCACGTTCAAGTCGCTGGCGCGGCTGCTGTACGGGCTGCGCACCGCCGTGAGGCGGACCATCTGGGGGGACCGGCTGTTCCTACAGTTTAGGGGGCCGATGACCTTGCTCATGTCGACCAGGGGGGTGAGGGTCAGGGACGTGCTCAGCAGGGAGGACGTCAACGAGATTGCGGATGCCGAGGCCGGCGTGGTGCCGGCTGCGGTTAAGCTCGCGACTAAGCCGAAGGTGCAGGAGGAGAAGCGGCCCGAGCAGAAGGTCGCCATCCACGTCGCCAGCGTCGCCAAGGATGGAAAGGTCAGGTTCGAGGACACCAAGGACCTAAACGAGTTTGTGCGGTAAAGACCGGGGGTAAATCGCCTGACTGTGCTATTTGTACTCTTCACCCCTTGTAACCATATACTCTAGAGCAATCCAACCACTTGTGGGGGGCCTATGGATGCTTTGTGGGTTCTTAGACGAGCTCCTTTACCACTGACCGTGCTGCTGCCGCGTCGAGTTCGTTTGAGTTTGTCAGGCGGGCGGCCGTTGATCTAAATTTGTAAATAATCTAAACCCTGACCACCCGTAAGATCGCCAAACAATTACAGCCAAGCAACACCCCAACCTGCCCCTGGGTCAACAACGAATCGAGATCCTCGCGCGAACAAACCAAACAATATGCATCGGAATATGAGACAGAGGAGGTGCCGTGGAGGAAAGTGAGTAGTGCAGATATGTGGTGCATACAGTCACCTACCTGACCTACACAGCAGAGTAAGGTACACTTACTTGTTCGTGGAGTTATGTCATGTTTTGATGTTCGGGATGTGGGAGTTTGTTCACATAACTACTTCGTACATTACGGAGTGTGGATTCCTTGTCGATCCAACCGTCGGACCAGGCGACGGATCCGATTCGACCGGATAGCGCTGCTGTGGACTCCACGCAGACCTCTTGGCCGGTAGCATCAAGCGCCCGATCCCTGGTCACCACGCTCACCTGATACAAACTAGAACTGAACAGGTATGAGTGTAGACGAGAAACCAGGTACTCGGGCCCTTGTCGACCATCCGCCACGGCAAGAGTTTCCTAACGTACGGAGTATGCTGGCGTGGTTATCTCCGGCCTGATCCAACTCTTGCAGGGTCGTTGGGCGGGTTGGTTGCGGGCTCGGGAAGTGGATGTCGCTTAGAGCGTTCGGATATTACCAGGGGGTCGAGGGAGGACTAGACCCGTCTCAACTACCCACGCTTTGGGTTTCGAAACGACGAGAAGCACACGCGAAAGCTTCCCCCACGTTGCCAAAAGAATCAGCAGCCGCCCACTGGCGTTGCATGATCCGGTCAGGGGTATCGTCATCTGGGTTGGATCGTGGTGTTACATACCGTTCGGCCACCAAACTGGACCGTTGAGCCGCGTAACCGCCACACAGCATCGAATCCTTTGTGGGGTTGAATGGGAGCAGCCAGCAGTGCACCTTGAAGATACCAGGAAGGGCCAAGCTCGAGTTCAGCCTGCAAACCATCCAAGATTGTCACGGTTCATGACGTTCAAGGGAGACCTCAACGGGTTGCGAGGATACCGAGCGGTGGTACACGGGTGGTAATGCCCTTGGGAAGAAATACGTAAATGAAAACGAGAGCTGGTGTAGTTACTCCGTAGAGACTGGAGTCATCATCAGCGGGTCGGGTACACTGACATGGTGTGACATGCATCCTTAGCTGCTCCTCCAGCAAACAAGCACCACATCAGGGGCTAGTGTACACTAGCCGAGCATACGGGTGGGACACCTCGATCCCCGGCGCGCGAGTGCTTgctgtacgtacatacatacatagatACCTATATCAATAGTCTTAACTTGACGTCTGTCTTTCCTTCGTCCACCATCCCTACGTCTCTTTCCTTGGTCAAGGGAGCTCGCATCATCATTCCTTTCTTGTACTCATTTCCAACTGACACTTTCGTTCGGCCTTGACGGTCTTTTGACAAGCGTTCTAAGCAAACATTCCTTTCGTTTTCACGCCGGGCTTCACCCTTATTGAACCTGAACAGCAGAAGGAAAAAAAGCATCACCTTTCCTTTTTTGGGCACATTCATTTTCCACATCAAGATGCACCGCCTCGCGTATTTGGTCAGCCTGCTGCCCGTGGTGGCTGCGCACGGCTTCGTATCTTCGCCTCCGGCCCGTCGTCCGGGCTCCGCCTACAGAGCTACCTGCGGCGAGCAGCCGTTCTACCAGCAGAGCTCCGATATCAACGGCAACGTCCAGGGCATCCAGCAGGTCGTCGGCAAGGATATGACGGATGCGTGTAACCTGTGGCTCTGCAAGGGGTTTGTGCTCGACGACAACAAGGACCAGGTCCAGAGCTTCTCGCTCGGCCAGACCATCGACTTCAAGGTCAACATCGCGGCGCCGCACACGGGCTACGCCAACGTGTCGGTGGTCAAGACGAGCACCAACACCGTCATCGGCGAGCCCCTGATCGAGTTCGACAACTACGCCTCCAACAACGGCGTCGCAGCCAACAACACTGCCTTCAGCGTCAAGCTGCCCTCCAACCTTGGCGGCTCCTGCACCACCGCCGGCGACTGCGTCCTCCAGTGGTTCTGGGACGCCCCGGACATCAACCAGACCTACGAGGCCTGCGTCGACTTCACcgtcggcagcggcagcggcagcggcactTCTGCCTCTCCGACCGATCCCACTACCACCGCCACTCCCACCTCCGCACCctcgacctcctcctcctccgccgctgctgccacgacgacgacgacctcgGCTGCTGCCCCGCCCACCTCGACCGAGGGCGCCGCGCCCACAACCACAGCCACCCCCGTTCCTAATGATGAGGGAGACGACGAGGAGTGCccggtcgacgacgacggggaGGAGGACAACGACGGAGAGGATGACAACGCGGACGAGGAGTGCCCGGCCGACAACGGcgaagacgacgaggacggcgatAAATGCATCGCGGACGATGAGTGAAGACCCGATGAAGCGGCTACGTGGGTGCCTCTCCATTGTGAGATTTtgagagggaaaaaaagacagtcagagagagagagggaaggGAGAAGAGGGAGTGGTGGACCTGTGGCTGATTGATGTTGGAGCTCCTGCCGCATCCTCTGGTTGGGATACGGAGACTCAAGTCAATATTGCTCAAGGACCCAGGGGTCGACCAGGCCATCGATACATCACTCTGATCCATTTTTGGTATCGTTGTTCATGTACATATTTTCAGGACTGTAAACTTCTCTTCGTGCGGCATCCGGGAATGCCAAGTATATTACTACAATCAAATCACCCGTTTGCATCATCAAGACCCAAAGTATGGCACGGGTGACCGGTACAGTATCTTTGAACGCATGCATGGTCTGGGCTCCGGAGAGGGAAACGGAAAAAGTTGCATGTGAGACGCCTACCCCCTACCACTCATGGCCCCCGGGCCCTTCCCGTGGCGGTACCGATCCTCAACCTCGGCGCGGTACGGAGGGCGGCTGTTCTGCAACTTTATTACTATTGTGTCGCGGAAGATTGGGGTAGACGGGTCATGGGTCGCGTAGTTTGGGTTCGCTTCGTTTGCAACACTCGGAAACAGGTTATTGAAACGAGCGTCCGGATCATGGGACCACCCCTCGCTAACGGCGGCTCTCTGAAGTTATTCTAGCGCTGGAGCGCCATCAATGGTCAAGACCGGCGACGGGATGTACCCGTGCTGGCTGGCCTTGACATCGTCTGTCACACAAGTAGGGGTGCTGTTAGATAAAGTGCCAAAACCATAAATGGAAAATCGACAATGAAGAAATAATAAAAAACTAAAGTTCGGGAAGAGTACCATGAAGATAGATTCTGGGCAATGCTAGCCCGTCTTCCGAGATGAAAACAAACCTGGCACCCCATACGAAGCTGAACAGGTCCAAAAGCTGAGTCGAGTAATGCCAGTCAGGTAGGCACTGGACAATTTGTTACAATTTAATGAACTAAGGGTCTTCGGGAGCTCTGGGAACAACCTCCTTACGAATGCCATTGACCGCTGTCCACTTGGCTACGTGGTCTCGGACCTGCTTGCAGGGT encodes:
- a CDS encoding chitin-binding domain protein, producing the protein MHRLAYLVSLLPVVAAHGFVSSPPARRPGSAYRATCGEQPFYQQSSDINGNVQGIQQVVGKDMTDACNLWLCKGFVLDDNKDQVQSFSLGQTIDFKVNIAAPHTGYANVSVVKTSTNTVIGEPLIEFDNYASNNGVAANNTAFSVKLPSNLGGSCTTAGDCVLQWFWDAPDINQTYEACVDFTVGSGSGSGTSASPTDPTTTATPTSAPSTSSSSAAAATTTTTSAAAPPTSTEGAAPTTTATPVPNDEGDDEECPVDDDGEEDNDGEDDNADEECPADNGEDDEDGDKCIADDE